From Spirochaetota bacterium, a single genomic window includes:
- a CDS encoding fructose-bisphosphatase class III, producing the protein MPAEADIRNDATTTNELIRELTEIDTRLDSYIDTTMWISDPHGAGDRFVSILKGRFGLVWRICAEALPKTFSSEKIEYLGRIIRKEKFFSIETYLMERQDVISALVRIIQYRVQSIRDFDIVRGTLNRHLRQTLENLILGFPVPNIIYENDIIADKIISSLCKIVKQVILGNLIVLGDIFDRGDEPDKIVRILNSSEIRPFVRFVWGNHDILWMGAAAGNRSMIAEALRISVRYDNLEFLKRLGIDITRLVEFARKLYPGPITGLFKAKTEISRRLEKTLAVIQFKLEEETIRAHPEFGMSSRLVLEKLAAMLESGDTAGLTDTHFPTLRLDDPTALTAEEAEVIDDLARQFTGSERLKYLMRFFFEQGTMYHINNYILNVHALIPSTADGGFEEFMGYRGKALCDFVQSVVKNIGKNYFEGRAQDGDELAIMFYLWCGPKSPFFGKNAMKTFERYFYADKASHKEKLLYWGENLKKPAFIDMLLNEFGVRRIVYGHQPVDISKGEKIASPDGRAINIDGGFSHAYLNRGHALIHTPYSLYAIILPTPDEIREARQRREPAKLMIETIDTFENPLRVKDTYSGRLLMERRNELHAMLERRRGAARPED; encoded by the coding sequence ATGCCCGCAGAAGCCGACATCCGGAACGACGCAACCACGACGAACGAGCTCATCCGCGAGCTCACCGAAATCGACACCAGGCTTGACTCGTACATCGACACCACCATGTGGATCAGCGATCCCCACGGCGCGGGGGACCGGTTCGTCTCCATCCTCAAGGGCCGGTTCGGGCTGGTATGGCGTATCTGCGCCGAGGCCCTCCCCAAGACCTTTTCCAGCGAAAAAATCGAATACCTGGGACGAATAATCCGCAAAGAGAAATTTTTTTCCATAGAAACCTATTTAATGGAAAGGCAGGACGTCATCTCGGCCCTCGTGAGGATCATCCAGTACCGCGTGCAGAGCATCCGCGACTTCGACATCGTGCGGGGAACGCTCAACCGCCATCTCCGGCAGACGCTGGAAAACCTGATACTGGGCTTTCCCGTCCCTAACATCATCTACGAAAACGACATCATCGCCGATAAAATCATCAGCTCACTGTGCAAGATCGTGAAACAGGTGATACTGGGAAACCTCATCGTGCTGGGCGACATCTTCGACCGGGGAGACGAACCCGACAAGATTGTGCGCATCCTGAACAGTTCCGAGATACGCCCCTTCGTGCGCTTCGTATGGGGCAACCATGACATCCTCTGGATGGGCGCCGCGGCGGGAAACCGCTCCATGATCGCGGAGGCGCTGCGCATCAGCGTGCGCTACGACAACCTGGAATTCCTGAAGCGCCTGGGAATCGACATAACGCGCCTCGTCGAGTTCGCCCGGAAGCTCTACCCCGGGCCCATCACGGGACTCTTCAAGGCGAAGACGGAAATTTCCCGACGCCTGGAAAAGACGCTCGCGGTGATCCAGTTCAAGCTCGAGGAGGAGACCATACGCGCTCATCCCGAGTTCGGGATGAGCTCCCGGCTCGTGCTGGAGAAGCTCGCCGCGATGCTCGAATCCGGCGACACCGCCGGTCTCACCGACACGCATTTCCCCACCCTGCGGCTCGACGATCCCACCGCGCTCACCGCGGAGGAAGCCGAGGTCATCGACGACCTTGCGCGCCAGTTCACGGGAAGCGAGCGCCTCAAGTACCTCATGCGGTTCTTCTTCGAGCAGGGGACCATGTACCACATCAATAACTACATACTGAACGTCCACGCGCTCATCCCGAGCACGGCCGACGGGGGCTTCGAGGAATTCATGGGATACCGGGGCAAGGCCCTCTGCGATTTCGTGCAATCCGTGGTCAAGAATATCGGCAAAAACTACTTTGAAGGACGTGCGCAGGACGGGGACGAGCTTGCGATCATGTTCTACCTCTGGTGCGGGCCCAAGTCGCCCTTCTTCGGCAAGAACGCGATGAAGACCTTTGAAAGATACTTTTACGCCGACAAGGCGTCCCATAAGGAAAAGCTCCTGTACTGGGGCGAAAATTTAAAGAAGCCCGCATTCATCGATATGCTTCTGAATGAATTCGGCGTGCGCAGGATCGTGTACGGGCACCAGCCGGTCGACATCTCCAAGGGCGAGAAGATCGCGTCCCCGGACGGTCGGGCGATCAACATCGACGGCGGCTTCTCGCACGCGTACCTGAACCGCGGGCACGCGCTCATCCACACGCCGTATTCGCTTTACGCGATCATCCTTCCCACCCCGGACGAAATCCGCGAGGCGCGTCAACGGCGTGAGCCCGCAAAGCTCATGATCGAGACGATCGACACGTTTGAGAATCCCCTGCGCGTAAAGGATACCTACAGCGGAAGGCTGCTCATGGAGCGCCGCAACGAGCTCCACGCCATGCTGGAGCGCCGCCGCGGCGCGGCGCGACCTGAAGATTGA
- a CDS encoding bifunctional nuclease family protein, whose translation MTLCRVEVASIYLDESTGSPIVVLKDTASDNVLPILIAPLEASLIAIELEGKRPARPLTHDLIASILAALQWSVESVVVEDLRNNIFYAKITLVSGETRLEIDSRPSDAIALSLRTRSPIFVRKKVFALAMGIEQAVKKMDEETLREMLEDMEIDDAGGKMM comes from the coding sequence ATGACGCTCTGCAGGGTTGAGGTGGCGAGCATTTACCTCGATGAAAGCACGGGATCGCCCATCGTGGTGTTGAAAGACACCGCCTCCGACAATGTCCTCCCTATCCTGATCGCCCCCCTTGAAGCGAGCCTCATCGCGATCGAGCTCGAGGGCAAGCGCCCCGCGCGTCCCCTCACCCATGACCTCATCGCCAGCATACTGGCGGCGCTCCAGTGGTCCGTGGAATCCGTGGTCGTCGAGGATCTCAGGAACAACATCTTTTACGCAAAAATAACGCTTGTGTCCGGTGAGACGCGGCTCGAAATAGACAGCCGCCCCAGCGACGCGATCGCCCTTTCGCTGCGGACCAGGTCGCCCATTTTCGTACGCAAGAAGGTGTTCGCCCTCGCTATGGGGATCGAGCAGGCCGTGAAGAAAATGGACGAAGAGACGTTGCGCGAAATGCTCGAAGATATGGAGATTGACGATGCGGGCGGGAAGATGATGTAG
- a CDS encoding alpha/beta hydrolase, which produces MTSSENLKGAESEYAGCMAPGTVVKEYYVNTSDGVKLRVIDFVPKKDSPGKPVVLFVAGWISHIAGWKDVLREITPHFRTVYMETREKRSSVIPSLKVSFAMERLALDINEVIAETIPERRGFVMSGSSFGATAIFEYLVLGAREPLCSVLIAPIAHFNFPRFLGVVVPALPPRLYFIAKPIVKWYLRNFRLNVKAEAEQARKYDATLDAADPYKLKKSALSVRNYDVWDKLPLIKSPVLIIGAMHDTLHETEQDERIMRLLKRREYRELASNKETHSAKAGALIATFIEKKEYKGL; this is translated from the coding sequence ATGACATCCTCGGAAAACTTGAAAGGGGCTGAGTCCGAGTACGCCGGCTGCATGGCGCCGGGAACCGTTGTAAAAGAATATTACGTCAATACCTCGGACGGGGTGAAGCTCCGGGTCATCGATTTCGTTCCCAAAAAGGACTCTCCCGGAAAGCCGGTGGTACTCTTCGTGGCGGGCTGGATTTCCCACATAGCAGGCTGGAAGGACGTGCTCAGGGAGATCACGCCGCATTTCCGGACCGTGTACATGGAAACGCGCGAGAAGCGATCCTCCGTCATCCCCAGCCTCAAGGTCAGCTTCGCGATGGAGCGCCTTGCGCTCGACATCAACGAGGTGATCGCAGAAACCATCCCGGAGCGGCGCGGCTTCGTGATGTCGGGAAGCTCGTTCGGGGCTACGGCGATCTTCGAGTACCTCGTGCTCGGCGCGCGTGAGCCGCTGTGCTCCGTGCTCATCGCGCCTATCGCTCACTTCAACTTTCCGCGCTTTCTCGGGGTGGTCGTCCCGGCCCTGCCCCCCCGGCTCTACTTCATCGCCAAGCCCATCGTCAAGTGGTACCTCAGGAACTTCAGGCTGAACGTCAAGGCCGAGGCGGAACAGGCACGCAAGTACGACGCGACCCTGGACGCGGCCGACCCCTACAAGCTCAAGAAGAGCGCCCTTTCCGTGCGGAATTACGACGTGTGGGACAAGCTTCCCCTGATAAAAAGCCCCGTGCTCATAATCGGCGCCATGCACGACACGCTCCACGAAACGGAGCAGGACGAAAGAATCATGCGGCTTCTTAAGCGCAGGGAATACCGCGAGCTCGCGAGCAACAAGGAGACCCACAGCGCGAAGGCGGGCGCGCTCATCGCCACATTCATCGAGAAGAAGGAATACAAGGGCCTCTAG
- a CDS encoding 3-isopropylmalate dehydrogenase has translation MTYRIALYPGDGVGPEVIAQAKKALDALGLPIEYRMLDWNTSLYAKTGSCAPRDYLEQLRPFDAILLGALGNAKNAPDHVAVEPLLGMRKGFDQYVNIRPALLYEGVDCPLKNVKPFEIDMVVIRENTEGEYTTLGGRHYVGTPHEAAMQVSYFTRMGTERILRYAFETARARKRKHVTSITKSNVLKYGMVFWDGLVEEIALDYPDVSFSHMLVDAAAMNLVRSPQMFDVVVASNLFGDILTDIAAIVIGGMGFAGSANLNPARVFPSMFEPVHGSAPDIAGSGRANPIAAVLSAAMMLEFLGESAAASHITKAVQSHLAEGKVKTPDRGGNNTTSEVGDDILGKLERG, from the coding sequence ATGACATACAGGATCGCACTCTACCCCGGTGACGGCGTGGGGCCCGAGGTTATCGCCCAGGCGAAGAAGGCGCTCGACGCGCTGGGCCTCCCGATCGAATACCGCATGCTCGACTGGAACACCTCGCTGTACGCGAAAACCGGAAGCTGCGCGCCCCGGGATTACCTTGAGCAGCTTCGTCCCTTCGACGCGATCCTCCTGGGCGCGCTGGGCAACGCGAAGAACGCCCCGGATCACGTGGCCGTGGAGCCGCTCCTGGGCATGCGCAAGGGCTTCGACCAGTACGTGAACATCCGTCCCGCGCTCCTCTACGAGGGCGTGGACTGTCCCCTTAAAAACGTGAAGCCCTTCGAGATCGACATGGTCGTTATCCGCGAAAACACCGAGGGCGAGTACACCACGCTGGGCGGCAGGCACTACGTGGGCACTCCCCACGAGGCGGCCATGCAGGTAAGCTATTTCACGCGCATGGGGACCGAGCGCATTCTCAGGTACGCCTTCGAGACCGCGCGCGCGCGGAAGCGGAAGCACGTCACGAGCATCACCAAGTCCAACGTGCTCAAGTACGGCATGGTGTTCTGGGACGGACTCGTGGAGGAGATCGCCCTCGACTATCCCGACGTGAGCTTCAGCCACATGCTGGTGGACGCCGCCGCCATGAATCTCGTCCGCTCGCCGCAAATGTTCGACGTCGTGGTCGCCTCGAACCTGTTTGGCGACATCCTTACGGACATCGCGGCTATCGTGATCGGCGGCATGGGGTTCGCGGGGAGCGCGAACCTGAATCCCGCGCGCGTGTTTCCCTCCATGTTCGAGCCGGTCCACGGTTCCGCGCCGGACATCGCGGGAAGCGGGAGGGCGAATCCCATCGCGGCGGTGCTCTCCGCGGCGATGATGTTGGAGTTCCTCGGGGAATCCGCGGCGGCCTCGCACATCACGAAGGCCGTCCAGTCGCACCTGGCGGAGGGAAAAGTAAAAACCCCCGACCGCGGCGGAAATAACACTACGAGTGAGGTGGGCGATGACATCCTCGGAAAACTTGAAAGGGGCTGA